Proteins from a single region of Rhipicephalus sanguineus isolate Rsan-2018 chromosome 5, BIME_Rsan_1.4, whole genome shotgun sequence:
- the LOC119393826 gene encoding glyoxylate/hydroxypyruvate reductase A isoform X2 has product MLQPSLRSFSHFGRISCRQADLVARAAKQERFRLHPAFRSLATEEQHSLATEEQHQVSKMARPEIYVVSRIPHLAEHLRQAVKGRADVVEIVAKFTVHEDCPKIKPEVVKKLQSVEILITDTHILKDILYQLPNMKLVQVTSAGVENLLPNINRSLPVPTYTIVRASCFGILMGEYVVAGIINFERGLYRYFELQKAKSWDDLISLNFRTLSDLRVAILGAGVIGEEIAKCLVQFGATVNGFARRNRNSEELRRSSFQNISPDLHTLIEDCHYLVNALPSTPNTVGLLNGDVLRQCKNSPVFINIGRGNVIAEECLLNALKNKWISGAMLDVFEVEPLPQSSPLWSTPDVIVTPHMSGPSRPQEVVKSFMINFEKFLAGEPLLHKFSFESGY; this is encoded by the exons ATGCTCCAGCCATCATTACGTTCGTTTTCTCATTTTGGAAGAATCTCGTGCAGGCAAGCCGACCTAGTCGCTCGCGCCGCAAAGCAAGAGCGGTTTCGTCTACATCCTGCATTTCGTTCCCTTGCTACGGAAGAACAGCACTCCCTTGCTACGGAAGAACAGCACCAAGTTTCTAAAATGGCACGCCCAGAGATCTACGTTGTTTCGAGAATTCCACACCTCGCCGAACATCTCCGACAAGCGGTCAAAGGTCGAGCCGATGTCGTTGAGATCGTCGCAAAAT TCACCGTGCACGAGGACTGTCCGAAGATTAAACCGGAGGTTGTCAAAAAACTCCAAAGTGTTGAGATCCTGATCACGGATACCCATATATTAAAGGACATACTCTACCAGCTACCAAATATGAAGCTGGTTCAAGTCACATCTGCAG gtgTTGAAAATCTCCTTCCGAATATCAATAGATCTCTG CCTGTTCCGACGTACACGATTGTGAGGGCAAGCTGCTTTGGCATCCTCATGGGAGAATATGTTGTGGCTGGCATCATCAACTTTGAGCGAGGCCTGTATAGGTATTTCGAGCTGCAGAAGGCAAAGAGCTG ggaTGATCTAATATCGCTGAACTTTAGGACCTTATCGGACTTGCGTGTCGCGATCCTTGGAGCCGGTGTCATTGGTGAAGAGA TTGCCAAGTGTCTTGTTCAGTTTGGTGCTACAGTGAATGGCTTCGCCAGGCGAAACAGGAACTCTGAAGAACTGCGGCGCTCATCTTTTCAGAA TATTTCTCCAGACCTTCACACGTTGATCGAAGATTGTCACTACCTTGTCAACGCGCTCCCTAGCACCCCAAACACCGTGGGCCTCCTCAACGGGGATGTCCTGAGGCAGTGTAAGAAT AGCCCCGTGTTCATCAATATCGGTCGAGGAAATGTCATCGCCGAGGAGTGCCTGCTGAATGCCTTGAA GAATAAATGGATCTCAGGGGCCATGCTTGATGTCTTTGAAGTTGAGCCACTGCCCCAATCAAGTCCTCTTTGGTCAACTCCTGAC GTCATTGTCACGCCCCACATGTCTGGCCCCTCTAGGCCACAAGAG GTGGTCAAAAGTTTCATGATCAACTTTGAAAAGTTTCTGGCAGGAGAGCCACTCCTACATAAGTTTTCATTTGAATCCGGATATTAG